The Fulvia fulva chromosome 11, complete sequence genome segment TACTAATACCTTTAGTAATAACTTTAGCTAAGGTTATTCTCTATAGATTTATCGATAGCTATTAAGGGCGTAGATACGGCATTACTAGCGCTATCGTAATATCTAATAGCTCGTAtattatagctatatatagaGTCCTCGACCTACTAATATTAGCCTAAACTTACTAAGTAATACCTTTTATAACTTACCTACTATACGACCTATAATAGCCGACCGTATAATAGTATAAGTCCGAATAGGTATAAGGTATCTTAGATCGAGACCTTAAGGAGTCTATAGAGGTCTAACTTTAGTAATTAAGTACTATATATAGCGATAGGCTTTAATATAGCGCTAGAAGTATAGTACTAATAggtaatagaaagtataaATAGGGTCAATATTAGGTATAAATTATAATAGTAATAGTattatctaatctaataTCTTTAATAGGCTCTTTCCGGTCCTTATATTCTCTCTAATACCTTCTCTTTTAATATTATCGATAcgactagctatattattaCTAAACTACCTCTATTATTACTAATACCTCCTACGTTGTAACTAATACGCCTATTACTCTAAGAGGTAGTATATTTAAAGATCTAATACCCTCCGAGAGTAACCGGTTAATAGAGTTACTACTAATCGAAGAAAGGGATAAAAGAATACGAGATATTAATAATATACATCAGAGTCTGATTAAGTACTAGCTAATAACGCCTCAATATTACAACGAATACACGTAAGGAGACGACGAATAAGAGCTACCCGATCTTTAGGGGGCGCCACCGGATATCACTACTGGAATAGGTCTAAATCGCCCAAAAAGAGGGAAGGTTCTATGGCTGGTTTCCTGTATGCAGGTGACACACTGTAGGGATCCGGTGAGGCGAGGCCGCCAGACCGCGCGGTGTCCCCGCCGGTTAACAAAGGAATGTGATGTAGTGGTTGGTGGCATGCCGCCTTATCGCACATTAGGGTTGTCTTCACTACTGCTCCCTCTCTCATCATGGACAAGCTCGGACAAGGTGCAAGCTGTGTCAAGCTGAACCAAGCTGAATCAAGCTCTCGCAAGTTGCTCCCAAAGGGGTGCCGAGCCGCACCTCCGCCGCGGACCACTTCCTTCGCGCCTTGGCGTGTGTTGAAACCTTCCAATCACGTCGTCGACTCAGCTGTCCTCGTCTACATATGCACGATATGTAATCCAGGATACGGCGTCTTGCTGCAGCGGAGTTGCATTCGCTTTCAGCAACCTCTGCCATCGACGCCGGCTGATTCGCTGAAATTCGAAATTCCGTATGGATGCTGCTAGGATAGTTCTAGTTCTCTTTGGGCAGAGGATGCGACTCCGCTGCAGCTGAGCGCTGTGTCACGTACCGAGAGCATCCTTCGTCTGGACCTTCCCAACGCTTGCGTAGACATGCAATGCGCCGATACTGTACGACAGCGCAGTTGTCTCAGCTGGTGGGCACTGTTGACTGTTCAGGAATGCTCCAGCCGCATAAGTGAAGGCAAGAATGCAGCGGCGAACGACCAGACGCAATTAGCCACCAAGACAAGCAACACACCAACTCTGTTCTCGAGATGAGCGACAGCCTTGCCGGCAATGGTATGCGCCAGAACCTCAACAGATCGTCAACCAGCAGCAACCACACTGGGCATGCTCAAAACGGGAGGGCGCCGCAGGATCCGCTTGTTGACGCAGGACACTTCATCAAGCAGCTGGCTTGCCAAGTATCGAACAGCCTCATTGCAGTACAGCACGCCGAGACTGACTTGTGTCTGTAGGTACAATCTCTGGCATGTCTAAAATGGCTGAGCGAACTCCAGATACTGGCTTGTATCCCCCTGGAAGGAAGCAGACCTCTACACGATGTTGCTGAGCTTGCCAACGTTCCAGCATCTCAATTATCGCGCGTGGTGCGCATAGTTGCAACCATTGGATTTCTCAACGAGCCCGATCCAGGCCACATCGCCCACACTGCGCTGTCGGCGCAGTTTGTGGTGGATTTCAGCCTGTTTGATTCCATCTTGTTCCTGTTAACGACGGTAGTCCCCTGTTCGATGCAGATGAGTACATTGACACAGCGGCATGGCAGTGCATTCCCCACCAACGACGGTgcctatcgtatagccttCAACACCAGCCAATCATTTGACGCAGCTTGCGTGGAAGGCTCCAGGCTTCGTCGAGAATGGCTGGCATACAAATCCAACACCACAATCGTCGATGAGACCATTGCAGACGTTCTCCTGAGACAGGATTGGCACAGCCTCGGCCATGTCAAAGTGGTCGATGCCTGCGCTCAGTCGACCGATTTTGGCAATTCTCTGGCTGAGAGGTGCTCTACGCTTCGGGTGGTTGTTCAGCTCGACACCGCCACCACCAACGGCCATTCCGAAATCGACAGTAGCATGTCCCGAGGCCGTGCTGTCATCCAACGAAGGCCACAAGGCACGAGGCAGATGGTAGAGGATGCTGCCGTCTGCATCCTAAAGATCGAAGCACCTTCTACGACCATTCGAGCGAGAGTGACCGCTGAACTGCTTGCTCACCTGGAAGTACTGCGCAACAACGAATCGGCGGTCTTGATCGTCGCGGCACCATTGTTACCAGAGCCCGGAACTGTCTCAACGAGCGCGGAGGCGTCAGCACGCAGCTCCGATCTCACCACTCTCCAGTTGAGCAACAGTCCGCAATTGGAGCTGGACAGGCTTATCGACATTGTGGAGAATGTTCCGAATGCTCGAGACAGCCTCAAAGTGGTGCAGAGAATTCTGTTCCGGAATGGCATGGTAGCTGCCATCGAGGTGAGGTATAGAGCATCGAGCGAGGATCAATTTGCTACGCCAGCAGGCACTATCGATTGGTGATGTTGAGATAGAACTAGCAGTAGCCTGTCAGCCACAAAGGCTGATCATGGGCATATCTGCATGCTCGTTCGACCGGGTTTTCAGGCAGGAACCGAGTTCCTGCTTCATATGGAGAAATTGCCATTTTACGCAGACGGCAAGCCGGTCGTGGGGGTCTACCTCAACTCAGAGGGGTGTCGTTAGCCCCAGGAAGGAACGCACAACAAGGTTTCGGGCCATTGCATGCATGTATCAATGCACCGAGAAAGCTTGGTTTGGGCCTGCGCAAGAGATCCTGTAGGAACGCCTATTGCGCAATTCTCCGATTCGTCATGATGCCGATGGCAGACCTGCCGTGAAGACACCCCGGGCCGTCTCCGTTGTTTGTCACCTACATGGGGCAGCCCACGACGAGAGATGTCCTGCTCACCGAGCCTGTTTACCTGGTCTGGTCTGTGTCAATGGCATATAAGAAGCATGAATACAAGTCGATGACCTAGCAAATCCAACACTACGACCTACACTCCGCACTGCTGCAGCCCGAAACCATGGCGGAACCACGATCTTTCTCTATCACTGTACAAGTTATGGCTATCATCGGGGGAGCAGCTCTTGCTGGTGAGTATCCATGCAGATCGTTGGAATCTGATCCCGCTGACTTGTTCGATAGGTACTATGATGAGCCTCTCTCTTGTGACTATTCCGCTGTTCCTGGATACCAACACACAAGTGTCGCACATGTTGAGACAGTGGCATCGACTCTATTCCTATGGCCATGTCGTCATGCCAGGGCTTTCGGTGGGTATCTGCGGTCTATACTTGTACAAGGCAATGCAAAAGCGACAGAGTCAGCAGTGCCGGGCTTTGTACACCATAGCAGGTCTCGTTACGATTGCGATGATACCATTCACTCTGACAGTGATGTGGGACACGAACCAGACCTTGTCGTCGCTCGCAGCAGATGATATTCAGAAGAGTGGGACCATCGACCCGTTGTTCGGTCAGGTGCAGGAGCTTGTGGCTAGTTGGGGTCGCATGCATTTTGTTCGATCATGCTTCCCACTCGCCGGTGCTGCCCTCGGTTTCACTGGTGTGTGGGAGGATTTCACAAATTGGCCTTTCAGCTTTCGTAGTTGATGGAATCTATTCAATGCTCGAAAATCTTGTCACAGTCAAACTCAGTCCATCGTACATCAGGAACAAGACCGGCAAACTTCCATTGGCCTCCAACATTGCGATAGTATGTGGTCGCCTTACCATGCGCGTGACCATGGTAGAGCACCTGCTTCAGCTCATCATCTCCGTACTTCTGGTGGGCCACACGCATCTGGTGGAATCCAACAATCTGTCCTTCATCTGGTTGCGTCCATTTGCTTGCTCCGATGAAGTGTTGTGTCTTAATCCGAGCGTTTCCTAGGAAGTGTGGACTGGATGCCATTCCGATAAACTCTTCGACAGGCAAAGCATCCCATTTCTTTCCCATGATGTCGCTATAGTCCAGCTGTCGGAGCTTGGAGTCAGCTAGGTGAAACGTCAGGCATATTTGTCACGGCCAGCTTACGAAGAGCGTTGGTGCGAGACATGCACTCAGACGATCCCAGTCTTTGCTGTCGAAACTCTCCGCCCATTCGAACATTGCGGATTGACAATCCACGAGGTCTGTGGGTGTTCGTCAGCTCACTCCAATCACCTATCCGCCGGGGTAGTCACCCTCGTAGGCAGGCTTTGGAACTGCTTGCCGAGTCATTCTGGTCGACGACGTATTTCCGGATTGACGTTGTTGCTTTGCTGAGGTCGCTTTGCTACACTCCTGAGGCAGGATTTTGTAGGCCCGACTACTGGCTTGTCGGCATGGGCGGTCCCGATGTTATCGGCGTATTAAACGTCAGCGGGAATGTCGGCAGATATATACAAGATCGGAAGGATCTAATAGAGCCGAGCTTTGGTCCACAACGATCTCATACACTTCCGAAGCAGTGGTTCCTGACGCACTGCCTACTACATATGGCAGGCATGTGCACGAGAGCGCCTCAATGCATCAACCTTCATTCAGGCAGCCGCTTATCTGTACCATCACCACTCAAGATTGCAGAACCCTCAGGCACAGCGCTCAACTTGTATCCTCATTACCACACCTCAAGGTCGCACGGAAATGGCTGTTGTGAATGGCAACTA includes the following:
- a CDS encoding Cladofulvin cluster transcriptional coactivator claA; protein product: MSDSLAGNGMRQNLNRSSTSSNHTGHAQNGRAPQDPLVDAGHFIKQLACQVQSLACLKWLSELQILACIPLEGSRPLHDVAELANVPASQLSRVVRIVATIGFLNEPDPGHIAHTALSAQFVVDFSLFDSILFLLTTVVPCSMQMSTLTQRHGSAFPTNDGAYRIAFNTSQSFDAACVEGSRLRREWLAYKSNTTIVDETIADVLLRQDWHSLGHVKVVDACAQSTDFGNSLAERCSTLRVVVQLDTATTNGHSEIDSSMSRGRAVIQRRPQGTRQMVEDAAVCILKIEAPSTTIRARVTAELLAHLEVLRNNESAVLIVAAPLLPEPGTVSTSAEASARSSDLTTLQLSNSPQLELDRLIDIVENVPNARDSLKVVQRILFRNGMVAAIEVRYRASSEDQFATPAGTIDW
- a CDS encoding Anthrone oxygenase, with translation MAEPRSFSITVQVMAIIGGAALAGTMMSLSLVTIPLFLDTNTQVSHMLRQWHRLYSYGHVVMPGLSVGICGLYLYKAMQKRQSQQCRALYTIAGLVTIAMIPFTLTVMWDTNQTLSSLAADDIQKSGTIDPLFGQVQELVASWGRMHFVRSCFPLAGAALGFTGVWEDFTNWPFSFRS
- a CDS encoding Scytalone dehydratase-like protein claB, with translation MTRQAVPKPAYEDLVDCQSAMFEWAESFDSKDWDRLSACLAPTLFLDYSDIMGKKWDALPVEEFIGMASSPHFLGNARIKTQHFIGASKWTQPDEGQIVGFHQMRVAHQKYGDDELKQVLYHGHAHGKATTYYRNVGGQWKFAGLVPDVRWTEFDCDKIFEH